The following is a genomic window from Zerene cesonia ecotype Mississippi chromosome 13, Zerene_cesonia_1.1, whole genome shotgun sequence.
TCCTCAGGTAAACCTTAATACAGAAGtgtaataagaattttttggatttatattggttttattgatttattttacattttttatattacactatAATTAACCTTAACAAATTTTGTCCAAACTGTTAATCagtcaatatatataaacgacATGTCgcattgtttgtccgcgatggactcctaaactactcaaccgattctAATCAAATTTACACACCATGTGCCGTTTGATCCAAcctaaaagataggatagtttatattattttaaattacgatCCGGGCGATGCCGGGGCGTACAACTAGTAcaacatgaaaatatttacctaATTACTTGGGTAATTCTGTAACCGATGGAGGTCTAGAACCTCATGGATGTAGGGCTAGATATCTAGCCGCTAAGCGTGGAGCGGCCGGCAGGTGTCGACGGCGGTGGTGGAGCCGTACAACGCGGTGCTGACGACGCACGCGACCATCGGCCACTCGGACTGCGCGTTCATGGTCGACAACGAGGCGATATACGACATCTGCCGGCGGCGCCTCTCCATCGAGCGCCCGTCTTACGCTAATCTTAATCGGCTTATTTCACAGGTTATGATTATGTTCTTTGATTCTTATGTTGATTTGTTGAGTGCttttcttttacaataataaagttttttatttaatctaaatttttagttaaaagtaaaaatgaaTTGGACAAAGGAAGCGTTCCGTAGacacaatattgtaatcattgaactaatgtttcatattggttgtgatggttcttaatcgtATTAATAGATGGCGAAACGGGGTGTCTTTAGGCACATAAGACCAAAATATGAaaagtttgtgtttttttaaacatttgctTAAAACTCCCCacaaatttctattaattgCTTGTTTCTGAAGTTTGTTTTTGAAGttcttgaataaaaaaatcgatcgaATTCGAAATTGTATCGagatttgagaaattttttaagaatcaattcaatcacgaggcgggattcgaacccgcgtctttttgccaaaccgtagcgacgcctagcctctcggccgcCCGCGATACCGCCCCAGCATGTGTCGAAGGGATACCTCATTGAGATTAGCTCAACAAATGCAACTGGCTGAAGCCACAGCACACAACTGGTCTCGCAACGGCAAGCGGCTCGCAGGTGGTGTCGTCGATAACCGCGTCGCTGCGGTTCGACGGCGCGCTCAACGTGGACCTCACCGAGTTCCAGACGAACCTCGTGCCCTACCCGCGGATACACTTCCCGCTCGCCGCCTACGCGCCCGTCGTCTCTGCTGATAAGGTTACCCTCGAATTATTTTgcatgtaatatgtatataaatactgCGTACGGCGAGTTgcaactaatatttataagcaacGAGCACATAGATACATTTATACACacgttgaatttttaaatgtgttcgTAATAAAACGTGGGAGTCAAACTCGCTTCGGcgtgaattgggccagctcgcaccggggaaataccCCAACCCCACATAAGACCGGCATGAAATATGATGCTACTATGTTTTGTACGGCGAGATGatgagccggaggcccgtttccttttcctcacccgtcccagttcACATTTTTATCTAGTGCCGTTAAAGCACTacttaaatgatattaaattcaaaatcaaatgcAAAATATCACCTAAATCAATTACATTCAGTACAGTACCAATAACATCAATCAATCATCACAAATTGATCATAAATAGTGTATAGATAAGCGAAATAcatctacaataatattataaaggcgaaaccACCAGACCAATTTCAAACCATtagattgtttaaatatgcTCTTTACAAACGGCGTCGATAGTTTACAAACACTCGGCATTTTGAAATACGCCGAGGCATAATGTATATGCCGAGAATTCGGAATCAGATTTTTGTAGTTTGCTTTTGGGTAGCTAACCTAACCCAGCTTAggattgttgtatttttaactacCCAGAAATGATGCCCTGCTCATAACCCACTCCTTGTGCACgtttggaaaaaataaatacacaaaatattacaaaatgccGAGCGTTGCCAAACTGACGACGCCGTTTGTAAGCTTCATAATCTTTTAATCGCCACAATTTGCCTGCGACATGTGCaccacgtgcgaagccggggcgcaCAGCTAGTCACTACTAACCGAAGGCCGACGTGCGCCCGCAGGCGTACCACGAGGGCATGTCGGTGTCGGAGATCACGGCGGAGCTGTTCGAGCCGCAGAACCAGATGGTGAAGTGCGACCCGCGCGAGGGCAAGTACATGGCGTGCTGCCTGCTGTACCGCGGCGACGTCGTGCCCAAGGACGTGAACGCGGCCATCGCCGCCATGAAGGGGCGCGCCGGCATCCGCTTCGTGGACTGGTGCCCCACCGGCTTCAAGGTGCCGCATTGTGCACAACTCTCGGTGTATTATTCCATCTtgaactacgcaacggattttgacgcggattcttaaaatacatacatacatatattatgacgATTTCGCAGTGGCCCTACCTggacaaatgttcatgagtgGTGgggatcgcttaccattaggagAATAGCTACGTTGCTcgttgtgacataaaaaaatatagtgaaTCAAGAGAAAAATTTAAGGTGTATAACatgcatataatatactacTTTATTTGGTTTTTGGTATCCGGATTGCACGCGTGCGGAGCTGGGGCGGGCCGCTAGTCGTAGATTGTAATCAAGCTCCTAGTATATCAAGCTCTTAACATATATAGAATCTGGGTCTAAATATAGAATCTACAAATAAATCCATCTGCCCAAATTTATGAGTCGAGCACAAATTGGGTCAATAAATCTACTGTCTCTGTTcctggtggtgatcgcttaccgtcaggcgaaccaccagctcagctgcccagGACATAAATAAGAAGCAGGGCCTTCAGCTCGGTTACCTGATCTAGCTTAAAGATAGAGGTGCGAGTGAGTGAGTGTGTGCGGGCGGCAGGTGGGCATCAACTACCAGCCGCCGTCGGTGGTGGCGGGCGGCGACCTGGCGCAGGTGAAGCGCGCCGCGTCGATGCTCAGCAACACCACGGCCATCGCAGAGGCGTGGGGCAAGCTCGACCACAAGTTCGACCTCATGTACTCCAAGCGGGCCTTTGTGCATTGGTGAGGCTTTTCACCTTTACCTACTCTGTTGTATTCTTACATGCAAAAAGCTGACCCGCCAAACGCTATTTTGCCTTActgttttcacatttattttattcttatatttgtgtatatgcGATTAAAATTGTACGCTATGctgtattatatactagctgtcgCGGCAAATGCTACTTTGCCTTACTTTTATTATCTCAGACCTAACcgatatacacacaaaatttaatgataatcaGTCAAGCTGCTTCGGTAGATAACTAACACTGTCAGACGAGGATTTTGAATATTgctaaacattattttcacatacaaatgtgtatgtgtgtgtgtgtgcgtatCGTTTCCATTGCTCACGTTTGCGTTCTGGGTTTTGGCAGAATCTACAGCGTCATGTGTTGGCTGGCTCATGATATATGCTGATTGTACCATTTCACAACCATAGTACAAAAAAACATCTAGTCCTCTTCAtctgtttgtatttttatttctaattttgtAATGGAAGTTTTGTTAGAATCTGGTTTGTTTCCACTGTATCTTTACAAACGTATGGtgtttgttattgaaaatagTGTTAGGTCCGGTTTTGCAGCTTCCTGGTGCTATTTGCTGTTTAGCCTCTTgtcgtttaaaattacataataatgtacatattcGTAAATTCACGTGGGAAGTGGCAAGTAGTCTATATGTAAATGGAAGCGATAATTTAATTAGGCGTATAAATTTGAACGAGTCGAGCAAAGATTTTAcgatgtattttgtttttctaaaatGAGAAGGCGCGACTTTTTTAGAATTACAAACgaattttccatttttaatattaagatgTAAGTATGTATTACATGTGTGATGTGAGTATTGTATGTTAACTTAAAAATCCTCCTTTCAATCTAATCTGTGGTTTTCTAAATAGTGAATTTGGGTACAGTACATTTTCTTACTTTCGTTATGTATGTTGACCTTTAagtaatagataattaatcgaatCTTTTGGATATATTTTCCTTGACCTTAATATATTGAGATGCCACAAATAGCCAATTTTGAATTGAAAGTTCAACAAATAACTTGTtgcaattatttaagtaattgaTTGCATTACATGTGTCCATTCGTGGCGAACCGGTCGAGTGGTTGCAGCCACTGCGCTTGAAGGAGCGGGTCACGGCCTCGCTTCCCGCTGTGAAacacatattgtatttaacCTTATACCTGATGCAGctgaaatttattcattgctgtctgtatgtgtatttatgtGTTAGAATTTGTTTACAGGATTTTTTGgttaacatttcatattttcttgGTCTTGTCACTGTGTGAATGTCCGGTAGACTGTTCTATAGAACTTAGTTCTATTACAGTATGGGTGAAATATTTCTACAGTAACGCTACAGCAAGCAGACCAATTCCTTATagatcaaataattatagccAATGAGGTTGATTATAGACACTGTGTTGTTTTGTAGTTTCGTACTTGCTTCgaaaaaccaaaaaattacattttgttgtcacacaaaaacattattttattataatcaaatttattgttatccTGAAAAAGGTGCATTTGTGTTTGTGTCCCTTACATATTTCAGTTGGTACAccattatatcaattttagcatttaattaataacgagCAGGTACGTCGGCGAGGGTATGGAGGAGGGCGAGTTCACAGAAGCGCGCGAGGACCTCGCGGCGCTCGAGCGGGACTACGACGAGGTGGCCATCGAGACGTCCGACATGCCGCCCGGCTGCGACGACGAGCTGTGACGCACCGACGTGTGACGAGTGACGTGGACGTCTGACGCGCTGACGTGCCACGTCGACGTCTGACGCGCTGACGTGCCACGTCGACGTCGGACGTCGGCGCCGCGCCCGTGACGTCACCGCGCGCTCGCTGCTC
Proteins encoded in this region:
- the LOC119831095 gene encoding tubulin alpha-8 chain-like, coding for MGVACWQLYCLEHGIRPDGTLPLCETEPNASDSCFNTFFSEADRGKMVPRVVMVDLEATVIDEVRSGEYRQLYHPEQLITGKEDAANNYARGHYSTGREVLGPVMERLRKLADQCTGLQGFFVFHSFGGGTGSGFTSLLMEKLSEEFGKKSKLEFAIYPAPQVSTAVVEPYNAVLTTHATIGHSDCAFMVDNEAIYDICRRRLSIERPSYANLNRLISQVVSSITASLRFDGALNVDLTEFQTNLVPYPRIHFPLAAYAPVVSADKAYHEGMSVSEITAELFEPQNQMVKCDPREGKYMACCLLYRGDVVPKDVNAAIAAMKGRAGIRFVDWCPTGFKVGINYQPPSVVAGGDLAQVKRAASMLSNTTAIAEAWGKLDHKFDLMYSKRAFVHWYVGEGMEEGEFTEAREDLAALERDYDEVAIETSDMPPGCDDEL